A stretch of DNA from Carettochelys insculpta isolate YL-2023 chromosome 7, ASM3395843v1, whole genome shotgun sequence:
CCAACTCCCAGCCatttgtgggacctgggaaactgacccctGGTTCcttggctctctgccactctgagagccaggaaactgaccagcccagcctgcagcctggttcccagctcccctcgaTTTAAACGAAAATTCAAGTTGCAtaggggttgcagaaacacatcccccacataactcaagggtttacggTATTTTCttaatgagcataatcaatgtggaagcatgtcctctggaatgttTTCTAAAGCGGAGGGATATAAAAATATTCAGCATgtttggcacataaataccttgcagtgCCTGCTGACAAAGAGCAtataaacaaatgtgttttattttagcAGTTGGCTAACCAAGAACTAGGACAGCATTTTAGAGCTTACacgttttattttgtttgttacaTGCATCTGCTCAATCTACATTTGTCAGATGTACGTTCACAATAGAGATTACACCCCTGTGTTTGTATGAGGTAAATTGCAAAATGCTATTTCTTTGATTTATGCTTTTTAGGGTTCACATatttataagaaaaaaatcaagtgagCACTATACATGTTGTAATTGAAAACATAGAAGAACATccagaagtgttcaataaatttCAATTGATATTTTATTGTTAGCAGTACAATTAAAACTAAAATTAATcacattttaattgattttttttcctgtaatcgCATGAGGTAACTGAGATTAATCAACAGTCCTGCTTGTTTCAAAACTAAACTGATTCTGTATGACTCAATTTAGAAAGCTTGCACTTCATGAAGATATGTAGGTACAAAACAGATTTGAGGCCTTgtcatttgtgtgtgtgaaaatgaGTGCTGACCATCTTAAAGTAATGGGCAATAGCTATACATCTTACCTTACACAGCCGTTCAGCGCACATGCAGCACAATTTGctgcttttctctcttcctttgtaGTGAAGAATATTTTGCATTAAAGTGGGAAAGAGTTTCTTGAGCAGcgttttttaaactgttttctaAGGAACACGAGTGTTCCATGaataacttgcaggtgtgctgcaagcgtttggaaaaatacacggctggtatatattttctgttattcaaACCAGGTATAATGTTACTTATTCATTGCTGTGCtacttgattaaattacttaattttgtttttgctatggATGTTActgtttggtggggtgggggggtgttttatTTTGGGctcacaattttttaaagaaaattttcattaaaaatattactgtttggtgttccaAGGTCTCAGGGTTCCAGAAACACTATTCTAGAGTTAGTCTGCCCTGCTGCGTACTTACTACTGAAAGTTATCCTCCTAGTGTAAAGTCATCCTCTACAACTGCCACTTTTGACGCTGGTTTCGTGGAATCACATCATATCAGGGCAATCagtgacttctttttttttttaaaaaacacttgatTGATGATTGCGATTATGAAGTAGTGATAAAGCAGGCCTGAAAGGGTTTTTGCAACTGCTTTTAAACAGCTATCGGATTTAGGATTGCCTTGGAAAAATCAGTTAGTATGACAATGATTCTACCAACAGATTGTAGCTTCAGATATGGAGTGGGGGAAGAACTAAAATTGTTCCGTTTAAAATGCTCATTCTGCCCTACAATAGGGTgagataaaaatgaaatattgagCAGTGTCAGAACTGTCTTTAgaacacttgtttttttttaaaaaaaaaaaagtataatctTTGCGTACCTGATGGCTGTGGGAATTTATGTAGATTTTAAAAGCATTATTGTGGCATGAAGTTACTGATTGCAACTTGCTTCCAAAGGGTCTTAGTTTCTTTTGACCTAGGACATGACATATATGCCATATTTGTAGTCTTTTGTGTGCTTCCATATGAACCAAACATCTTTTGACAAATGGAGTTTCCAGTGCAAAGAGAAGGGAACACTACTGTTTTCAGGACATTGAGAACTGGGGCAGTTTGTTTCAGCGTAAATTGTACCATGTTTATAACTTGGTGGGTGGGTCTTGTTTGTCAATTCAAGCCAGAGGACATTCAGTATTCCTCTTGGGATCCTGCGGTCAGATCGACTATCTAAGTTTTTGTCCCTACTCATCTTTTGCTTTTAATTAGACTTGCTAATTTCAAATTGGGCCCAAAATTTGGCTCACTTTTTGTAAAAGCGAGATTTTTTTCCAGCCCAGTAAATGTTTcaattaatttcttttaaatgcagacagactttttaaaatcaccattTCCTTTTTGTTCACTTCCAAAATACAACTCTGGGATGTTCAAAATGCAGCTGACCACAggcaaaagtgaaactgacttgCATTGAGTTGCGTTCTCAAAGCTGAGAAAGTAGTGTACATACAATATAAGTTATAGTGGATTTTTAGACTTTTGTGTTCTCATCAGGTGGGCGTATCTACCAGCCTAAAAGACACTAATATCAGGGTCTAGACTCAGTTTGGGCaacagctttcaaaagaaaaagggaagttaAGATGCTCAGTGTAATTTTTATTCTGTTGatgttcccccaccccaagggTGAGCCCCACTTCTGTTGCTCATATCTTGGGTAATGCCATATAATTTACAAAATAGAGGACTTGATAGGTTTGTGCTAGTCCTGTAATCTGCTAGTAAGCATTTCTGAAACACATGTAGTGGGATTATCCCAGAATATAGTTTTAATGGAAATAAGTAGCTTAAATCAGCCTGAGTCCAGGCTTTCCTCCACAAACTAATATATGTTTCTTAGTGAGGATAGGTCACACCAATACATACAAAAGTGAGTCGATTCAGTTCTGTACTTTTCTCCTGATTACTTCAAAGCAGTCTTTTTTCAACCCAGTGGTCTTGTCCCTCTGTCCTGGATTCTGATAATGGGGTTGTATGCAACCTTGCTtatctgaaaaataataaaaatgacattttcctGTGTTTTGTTGATTTATGTACCCAAAGAACAAAATGATGTAACCTATAATTCTTCATAAGTCATTTTATTTATCCATTATATTGCAGCTTCATTTGTCTTTCTGAAGTGTTATCCACCATTACCACTCCTCTTCACCttttcatgtgatttttttcttgcgTTCTCTGCCTGTGACTCAAatttaattttggaaaaaaaaaaagtttaaagttAAGATGGCCGTTAGGTCAAAAACATTGATTTCTAAGCTGTCCCTTTTGAAGTCTTCTTCAGTTACGTTATTTGATGGACAAATTCAATGAGAAGTAAACATGGCTTAGAGGGTAAAACCCTTTTGGATAACAGATAGTAACAAAAGATGCTGTTGTAGACAGATACTGCTGAATTGCTCTCATCCCTGTGGTAGACAGGAGGATGTGCTGAGATGAATGTCATTAGGATGCCTGGAGGCGAGGCAGGTTGGAGGCAAAGGGGTGAGAGTCTGACAGACTGGCATAACCCAGCACTTGCCCTTTAGTAACCATTCCATTTTGCTGTGTTTGGCTCTTCTAGGTTCACCAGAGGCTTTCTCCCTGGCAGAGCTTGAGAGTGGTCCATTGCAGTACAGTGGTGCCCTCTGATGGTGAGTTCTAGCAAACAGTTTTTTGTCTCTCTTCTGACTTTCCAGCTCAAATCACCCAGTGTGATATACGtgatggtttgtttttgtttccctgGGATGCAATCCAGTTTTTTCTCCAGGGGCTTGAAAGGAAGTTGCACGATGAAATAGTGTTCATAGGTGGCTtgcttgaaacaaaaaaaaacaggctgcCCCTGTATCTCTTGTTGACGTTTGGACAAATGCATGCACATAACCCTTCTGGGGAACTGCTGGTTTTCTTTCCCTGAGTTTTCCCAAGTTCTGCTTCACAATGGTAGCACCTCCCTctggggagaaaggaggaaaatgaAAGGATTTTTCATCATCATCGGTTCTGTTCCATGGCTTGACAAGAGAGTGGTCTTTGCTTCAGAAAGGTTTGATTAACATTCATGCCCAGAAGCTGTACATCATGTCTGCAGCCCTCTTCACTTGCTTTTGAGAACAAGAGGTCTTGAAGGTAACGTGCATCTTCTTACAAATGCCACATAACTGCGCCACTAACCCAAGCCCTGGCACTATTTTTCAAAGGAGCTGCTGAACCCCAAGGACAACATAATTTTACTTTTGCTTTTCCTAAATCTTCTCTCCTCCTACCTATAAACAAGCCATAGCTTTTCACGCCAGCTCCCTCCAGAGTCAGTCTAGGctccttttgaaatagctggagGGGGTCTCACCCCATCTTCATATTTCAAGGTCATTGGGGTCTGAGAAAGCTGTGGAAGCAATACCATGGGTCACCCATGTTTTATTCAAAAATAGAAGAGGAATTTATCGTTTCAAGAGATCAGAATTTACAAACTGGTACAATGAATGCACATCTTATAAATATTACTTTAATTTCATGTTTTTTAAGCCTCAATCTTGTCTCAATCTTTGACAAACAAATTTAGATTAATTGTTGTACAGGTTGTGGCCATCTTATAGGGCATGTGTTGTGTGTTACACGCCTTTTACGTCTACATGCAATGGAAGTAGTTGCATCTGAAATCTCCCACAATACAGCCATGCAGTTTCAAGATAAGAGAAACATTAATATACATTTCTTCTTCATCCACCCAAAACAATGAATTATAAATGGATGAAATTTCCAAGGGGTCATTGCCAAAGGTCTTTGTGCTAGTAGTCCAGTTTTGTGTGTATTTGAAGAAAAATCTTGGGAGAACACATCTATAGTCTCGTATTACAGGGTGAGTCTCCATGTTGGTCAAAATATACAGGTGCTCCAACTTGCAAATATTTCCTGCTGAACAAATTAATAGCCCAGAAGTCTTAGATTGATCTGGGATGCTAGTCAAATTGGTAGATAAATATGAGAGAGACCAGTCACAGTTTGACCTGTGTCATTTGTGAAGAACTCTGCTTAACCTTTCTAATATCGACTTTTACAAAACTACCCTTAAGAAAGGAAGAATATAATTGGCCAGTAAAAATTCATGTTAATCAGTCTTCTACTAAAACTACATGCAATACCCAgtatttttaggtgacaaatatgTAATAAACAGTGAACTTACTTAAAGTGCAGCTGTACCAATTACTTACTAACTTGGTCTTTGACTTGGTCATTCATTCATTACTAAAACAGTTGGATTTTTTAACAACCAAATGACTCTGATGCTAAACTTTTCAGTAGTGTCCATGTGTGACATAAAGGCAAGGGAATCTGCTGCTAAAGAAGGTAATCTTTTTAGTGAAATGAAGAGCCTGATATATCAATCTCCTCATGCTACCAAATGGAAGCAGaaggactgcatctacactagcaagttcttttgaacgattttttgaaaggagggggctcttttgaaagatccagcagagagtctgtctacacacaaaagtaaatcaaaataatgcagcACTACTTTCAAAaacgctcttcctttcctgtttcaggatgaGCGGACCCTTTCGAAAGCTTTTTTTTGGAAGGAAAATGTGTAGGTGTTCCACTGGCCCGAAAGAGCCGTCttcatgggacctgatttttcgatctctggcccattctttcaaaagagcaggggctgggtggaccctttctttcaaaagagcaggtcattCCTTTGATctgtctttttttgtgtgtggatgctctgtttcaaaagaagctttgtcggaagagatcttctggaagagcctttttttgaaagatttctgtagtgtaaatgtagccaagaAATCTAGGTTGTTGTCTAATTATGTCTGTATACCTCAACTGTAGGCTGTAATGCTTGTGCAGAAAGATCCGGTGTGGTAATGAATTGATGGTTTTCATGTACAAATTTAAATATAGTGTGTGCAGTAAATGCACACACAATAAAACTAGAGTTTACTATCTAAATTTAGAAACCAGATATAACCCATTTTAAATGTACAAGGGAGAGtaaacaaaaggaaggaagagtGTAATTTTGATAAAATTGTGCAACTATGTAGGATAACTTGTGCATAATGTGATGAGTTCTGAataatgcatctgacgaaatgcTTCATggctcacgaaagcttattctccaataaatctgtggctctataaggtgccacaggacttctcattggttttgtggctacagactaacacagctacccctctgacattgAATGATTTAGACTTTCTCACCATGTATTTTGGCATTTCACTTTTATTCCTTCAAGTAATTTTGTTAAATGCTGAGCCTTAATTATTAATTTGACAGGCCTGtgatttttaatgttaaataCTTTCCCAAGGCAATATGgatacattttctttaaaacctGTGAAGAggaggagtagtagtagtagtaggcatccttcagtctgcatagactatggatcgcgccctttatagtttcaattgaggacttcatttacagcatctactatgactatgaagacccacacaagagtgagagtccttgctgcatctcttgcagatgtggtgggtgtctggcaagtccttagtgtgctttctgtgcgctcgcttctcctctgttagctgtctgatcctcatctcgcccttctgaaggcccttgggtaacccctgccttcatctgctgcagtcgtctgctagttcctcccagttgtccagctcgatgtctacctctctgaggtctctcttgcagacatctttgtagagcaactgggggcgtccaggaggtcttttgccagaggctagctcaccatacaggatgtcttttggaatccttccatcattcatcctgtggacgtggccaagccagtggagccgacactgcctgaggagggtgtgcatggttgggattccagcttgctcgaggacggtggtgttggtcactctgtccttccatgatattccaaggatgcgcctgaggcagcgcaagttggagacgttcagcctcttttcctggtgggcatagagggtccaagtctcgctgccataaaggagggtgctgaggatgcaggctctgtagacttgcattttggtgtgagtgtacagcttgttgttgttccacactctcttgctgagtctggacagagttgtggccgcttttctgatcctcctatttagctcagcgtcctggtgcccaaatttcagtcacttgtcaggttcaggaaccttaagcctcacgcacccagcgaggcaggtgaactgtggcaggacagtaccctattggctgggggctgcccagcttgaggcgggcggtgactgtccagtgagatgtgaggatctctcccaccgtcgaaggcaacacctggcgctcgttctctacgccaattgagcaagagcttataaccggcatctgttgcctcccgtgttgatgcaacgctgcgTAAGACATATCAGCAGCCTAACTGTCTATGTAATGGTCTTTCAATATAATTGTAACTAGTCAGTCTCTAAATAGCTTCACTTAAATCAGTGCATTTCTCCCTTTGTGCAGACACTCCTGAAATCAATTTTGATTTGCAGTCCTCAAACTTATTTAAGAACATCAACACTAAGAATGTGAAGCaatttaattacatttaattagaaaaaaaattgaagtgaGGGCAGTTTCTGAAGGCCTGAGCTACAGATAAACTAATCTGGGACTAGAAAGTGTACTGTGTGTGCCTGGATTTCATCTTCAGTCATCATAAATATTGTGTACTGgagcaaaggtggggaaaaaTGAAAACCTTGAGAAGAATCAAAGGCCGTGGAGTCTTGCATATTTTATTAAGGATGTATGCTACTAACCTTCAGTTTTCCCATTCTTTGTTACTTGGAAAACTTAATCAACTAAAAATAGGTAGGCTGGCAGCTTTATTTTATTCCTCTCTCTCATCCCATCTGTTTGTTGTAGCTGTTGAAGCAGGgactttctgtgtgtggacagcccctagcacaatatGGATGTTGTAATCatgcaaataataaaataattacctTAACTCATATACCTGTGTCAAAATGTACTTCAGAATGCttaggaaattgaaaatgtgttTATCTCCAGCTTAGCTTATGCAATAATTTAGTGTAAGTGTTATTTTTGCTCCCCTTCCTCTTTCGATGTGTGAGGGATATAGGGACCCATAAATATTAGATTGAATGTCTTCTAGCTTAGAAAATGGATGGATATTGCTTCTGATTTCAGAGTTCTGACTGACCTCCTGTTGGTCATCCTTAATGCTGATTTATTCATTCAATATAAATAGAGAAAAATTGAATTAATCAGAGTAAAAATATGTCTTCTCTAAACCATATCTTTTTTGCTTTGTCTCCTAGTGTGTGATTTGTCTTTGTCTCTCAGGCTGTAGTGTCTTTGAACTAATTTATTTTGTCTTGTGAAATGTCAAATGTTTGTTGGTGCTCAGACTAAATAATACTTTTTATCACTGCTACTGTTAATTACCGTGCAATTTTATCCAATAGCTGTACTTTCATCATATCTCCAAGAATCACGTTCCACTGTAAGTCTTTCCAGCAAAGCACTAGAAATGTAATGGTTCCTGTAAACCTACGGGGAGAGAACTGTGGATCCCCTTCAGAAGATTGATTATTTTGTCTGTAATTGTAAACAGTAATTCAAAACTTAAAGCTTCAAATCTATTTGCTTGCTATGTCTTCATGGGCTAGAAAGAGAACTGTTATACAAGGTACTTTTCGTTATAGTGTGTACTGGAGATGGACTATCTTGAGTCTAATATTCTTTTTCCTAGATGTGACAGTGGTATACCAAAATGGGTTACCGGTGATTTCTGTGAATCTCCCATCCCGGCGTGAGCGTTGCCAGTTCACACTAAAACCTATCTCAGACTCTGTTGGAGTTTTCTTacaacagctgcaggcagaggatcGGGGAATTGATCGGGTCGCAATCTACTCCCCAGGTATGGGTGTTTATGCAAACCACTGGACTATACACATCACCTTATTCCATCCACCTATGGCACCTTTTCACACcctaaagattttttaaaattcatgtcTTGAACATGTCTAGATCCTAATCCTTAATTAGTCCATCTGTGATTTGTCTTGCAGATGGCACGCGAGTAGCTTCTTCAACTGGCATAGACCTCCTACTCCTGGATGACTTTAAACTGGTCATCAATGACTTAACATACCATGTTCGACCACCAAAGAGAGGTAAGTCCCATTTGTTGCATCTGAAAAATAACTTCAGAAATATTTAGTAGGAAATTAGAACTTATTATTTAAGGAGCTACTTCAGTGTCTCAGATGACAGACCCTAGCTGACATTTAAAAAGGGTTTATGAAGGACATTTATATAAAAATAGGTTGTTTCTAAAGTGTATCGCTTGTTGTCTAATGAGCCAATTGAAGTTCTAACTTCAATGTTTAAGTCTCTATAGCGTCAAGTGGTCATAAACTAACATACATCCTGGTCTCAAGATACATGTCGACTAACAGAgaaatgaataaagaaaaattagaGAAATTgctttaggctttttttttttcaattaatttaaATACGAGAGTGAAGTATTCCAGTAGCTTCAGTTTGGATCCAAAACGTGACTGCTTTTAAAACTGAAGCACTTAAGctatgaaatttttttttctgaatatggCAGCTACAGTGTGCCCAACAACCACTCGTGATCAGTAGAGGTAGCATCATCTGACCAGCAAAACTGTTACCAAAGTTGTGTTGACAGTTGAAAGATGCTAGTGAAATCAGCTCAGCGAAATGTGTTGAGGGTTGCGAACAGGGACAGCACCAGCCTTTTGTCAGTGTGAGGGCTGAAGTTAGCTAGTCAGAAAATTGGGGGAGTTCCATTATACCTGTTAAGGGTGCACACACAGGACCACTGAAGCCCCCCTACTGTGCTGGTCAGTCGGGGGTCTACTTTATTTACAAATTAATACTGAGGAACATTTTAAGGCATAATGCAAGTTAGCAGAATTAAAAATAAGCTTCCAATTTTTTAACATTTACTTTTCATGGCTTTCTTCTGCTTGATTTATCATTTTTAATATTGAAATTGAAGTTTGCTGCATGGAATGTATATTGGCTAGTATTTCATTAGATAAGACTCATTTACTGCAGCCTGCCTGGTAGTCctgggaagcggtggctgctagTGGCCCCTGCCTGGGGTCCCGGGGGAAGCAGCAACTGTGAGTACTCCAtgccccagagaagcagccaCTCAGTCGCTCACTATTAATTGAATTCGCAAACGTTAAGTTTGCGAACTTTGAGATCCTACTGTAGTACATATTTGGTCCTGGGATAAAAAATATTCTCTTAATTGGCTATGTTGCAATATTTGAATACAGGGCACAGAGGACCTTGGTATCAAATTTTAGGTGTGTGTAATGTGAAGCATAGCTTTCTTTCTAGAAAGTTATATAACTTGTTCAAAATTAGAGTGCTGCAGATCTCCAATAGACTGTTTCATAAGTTTTCTCTGCCAGAAGAATGTAGACTAATGCAAATCCCTTCAGTCCCATTACTATTTTGAAGAGTAAATGATAATCAATGTGGATAAAGGCACATAAAGTAGTCTCCTCCTTCTTCTTTAGACCTCTTAAGCCATGAAGATGCAACCACGCTGAATGATGTGAAGACATTGGTTCAGCAGCTGTACACCACTTTATGCATTGAGGAACACCAGCTGAACAAGGAAAAGGAGTTGATTGGGCGGCTCGAGGACCTCAAAGAGCAGCTAGCACCCCTAGAAAAGGTGAGGTGTGAAATCCCATGGAAGTCTACTTATCCACTGAGCCCATTTACATTCATCGTTATAGTAAAGGTCATTTTAAATGTTGGCACTAATGGTACATTCAGCTTTAAAAACCATTGAAACATGAAGATGGGCACACTCAATGAGTAGAATGCCATGTGTATGTTCTTCACAGAACAAATATTCACTGCATAgagttgaaaataaaataattttaaagagtACCCTAAATTTTAAAGGGGACCTTAAAGGAGGTTGCTTTCTAAGTTGGCCCCAGACCAAGACCCCACACTCATGCAAAAAATGTTGCCATTTTAAAACCATTTATCTATTTCATTTAGtaagagaaaggaagaaaagacaAATCAAACAAGATAGACGGATAAATATTTTGAGCCAATTGGtttcaaaacaatattttgatACAGTAAAAGTATGTGGCTGTAACCATCTCCAGAGCAGCCTTTAGTATAAACCAACAATTAAAACACCTTATCTTAAAAGTAATACCTCACAGCCTAGCGATGACAATCTTATACATACATAGCCATTTATGTTTCTGATAAGAATATAAATGATGCTTTGGCTATGTATCTGTAACTTAAATAAAGTAAATGTGAGATGTTGACCCAAGACAGGCTAAGTTTTTGCTCCCTGAGCTCTTTCTGCATAAATTATTAAGCACTGCAAAAACCAATGAGTTTTTGTAGAAAGTAGTGCTTTATTTTTAGCTACACTCAGAACAACTGTCTCAACCCATCAGGTATTGAGAATACAAAACTGTTTGTGTCCAGCAGGTCAGGATGGAAATCAGCAGAAAAGCAGAGAAGAGGACTACCTGGGTTCTGTGGGGTGGACTGGCCTACATGGCCACTCAGTTTGGGATTCTGGCCCGCCTTACCTGGTGGGAGTACTCTTGGGACATTATGGAGCCAGTCACCTACTTTATTACCTATGGGAGTGCTATGGCTATGTATGCTTACTTCGTAATGACACGTCAGGTAAGACTTGCCCTCTGTGTTGTCTTAATGACGGGCTTACCTTTGAGAAACGTGCCCTTTGGACACCTTCTTACCTACTTTCATGCTTCCTTTATTCCTCTctctacacacacattttttcctaTTCATTGCTGTTGGCACGGACATTAAAGTGACCCTCGTCTGTTACTGGATCTGTAGCTACTCATTTTTGAGGGGGTATATAGCTGGTGGAGGAAGTGTGCTATTATTCTGCCATGATAAAAGAGAACTCTCTGTAGGTGTTCTCTGTACATGTGATTAGCTGTGAATTACTTGGAGATTGATCAAGGAGGGTCCTTAGCTTATAGAGCACTGCGGGAAAGCTAGAAGCATGTGCCAGATTTATTCTTGTCCTGTTTTACTGCCATATGTTCCTTAATTTAGGAAGTAGGAAATTTATCTGGCCTATGATCTCCAATGTATTTCAAAGATTAATAGGAAAAGCACTTTGAGGGGTAGATAAGAAGTACAATTGTGCACATCTAGCTTCTGCTCTTCcttgccagtgctccctgcctgcaccctctTTCGCAGCACCCCAAGGCTCTAGCAAAACCAATTCCTACTCACCTGTTTGAAGATCTGCATTTCTTCCAGTCCTTGCCTGTATATACTCCACTGTTAATGCATATGCATGCCATGTTATCTGCCAAACTCTCTCAGCCAGCAGTATCCATTAGGAAAAAATACATGCTCTGAAGGGCTCTTGTGCTCCTGTACCCTAGGTACTGAAGGACAGTGGGTCCAACTGCCTTGAGGTTTCTTCTCAATATCCAGGACTCCAAGGTGAAGCTTCACAGTATACAGCTCTTTACCTTGCTTCTCAGTAAATGTGTGGGTACATATTAGAGTTCATTAGGTTTAGATGGTTTGTTAGCTGTCAGTTGGCAGATTGCTAGTTCTCATAAATTTCTTAATGGTTTTTTTGGTCAGGAGTTTATCTGTATCTGTGCTGGAATTATTCATGTCTGTCCCCTCCCTAAGCTTCCTGATTTTGTCTTGCCATGGTTTGCAAAGCAGTTCCAATAAATGATGGGTGCACAAGATGCCTTTTTCATTTAGGGGAAGCACACAGGTGACAGACACACATGGGTAGTGTGCAAGTCCTTTTCTAAAAGACCATAAAAGCTAGGGCAGCACATTTGGAAATGTTTTTGGGCTGTTCTTTCACTCCAGACAGTACAAGTCTTCAGGAGAAGGTTCCCTGCAATCCATTATTGCCTGGTGACTTCCACATGCACAAGTTCCCATGCTGAGTCTTTGAAGACCATGGCTGCTTTGGAGTCAGCTAGAACTGTTAAATCGGAGTCCTCAGAGAAAAAGGAAAAGCTGAGGCATATCCCCAGCTCGAATTCCCAGGAAGAAGTCATCTGATTGCCTCATATTTCTCATTCAGTGGAGGCTTTGCGGCCTGCTCTGAGTTCAGAGGAAGCCTAGTACTCATGCTCTGAAACTGCCTTGGGAATTGAAATTGGCTCCTT
This window harbors:
- the MCU gene encoding calcium uniporter protein, mitochondrial isoform X3, producing MAAAAGRSLLLLFSRSGGGAALTAAGCFPGLGRHRQQHRTVHQRLSPWQSLRVVHCSTVVPSDDVTVVYQNGLPVISVNLPSRRERCQFTLKPISDSVGVFLQQLQAEDRGIDRVAIYSPDGTRVASSTGIDLLLLDDFKLVINDLTYHVRPPKRDLLSHEDATTLNDVKTLVQQLYTTLCIEEHQLNKEKELIGRLEDLKEQLAPLEKQVRMEISRKAEKRTTWVLWGGLAYMATQFGILARLTWWEYSWDIMEPVTYFITYGSAMAMYAYFVMTRQEYVYPDARDRQYLIFFHKGAKKTRFDLEKYNQLKDAIAQAELDLKRLRDPLQIHLPVQQIDDKD
- the MCU gene encoding calcium uniporter protein, mitochondrial isoform X2, with the protein product MAAAAGRSLLLLFSRSGGGAALTAAGCFPGLGRHRQQHRTVHQRLSPWQSLRVVHCSTVVPSDDVTVVYQNGLPVISVNLPSRRERCQFTLKPISDSVGVFLQQLQAEDRGIDRVAIYSPDGTRVASSTGIDLLLLDDFKLVINDLTYHVRPPKRDLLSHEDATTLNDVKTLVQQLYTTLCIEEHQLNKEKELIGRLEDLKEQLAPLEKVRMEISRKAEKRTTWVLWGGLAYMATQFGILARLTWWEYSWDIMEPVTYFITYGSAMAMYAYFVMTRQEYVYPDARDRQYLIFFHKGAKKTRFDLEKYNQLKDAIAQNWILRGFETHCRFTCLCSKLMIKTDQRKMSVSQQKENLFIALAFLIKALQVEAGR
- the MCU gene encoding calcium uniporter protein, mitochondrial isoform X1: MAAAAGRSLLLLFSRSGGGAALTAAGCFPGLGRHRQQHRTVHQRLSPWQSLRVVHCSTVVPSDDVTVVYQNGLPVISVNLPSRRERCQFTLKPISDSVGVFLQQLQAEDRGIDRVAIYSPDGTRVASSTGIDLLLLDDFKLVINDLTYHVRPPKRDLLSHEDATTLNDVKTLVQQLYTTLCIEEHQLNKEKELIGRLEDLKEQLAPLEKQVRMEISRKAEKRTTWVLWGGLAYMATQFGILARLTWWEYSWDIMEPVTYFITYGSAMAMYAYFVMTRQEYVYPDARDRQYLIFFHKGAKKTRFDLEKYNQLKDAIAQNWILRGFETHCRFTCLCSKLMIKTDQRKMSVSQQKENLFIALAFLIKALQVEAGR
- the MCU gene encoding calcium uniporter protein, mitochondrial isoform X4 — protein: MAAAAGRSLLLLFSRSGGGAALTAAGCFPGLGRHRQQHRTVHQRLSPWQSLRVVHCSTVVPSDDVTVVYQNGLPVISVNLPSRRERCQFTLKPISDSVGVFLQQLQAEDRGIDRVAIYSPDGTRVASSTGIDLLLLDDFKLVINDLTYHVRPPKRDLLSHEDATTLNDVKTLVQQLYTTLCIEEHQLNKEKELIGRLEDLKEQLAPLEKVRMEISRKAEKRTTWVLWGGLAYMATQFGILARLTWWEYSWDIMEPVTYFITYGSAMAMYAYFVMTRQEYVYPDARDRQYLIFFHKGAKKTRFDLEKYNQLKDAIAQAELDLKRLRDPLQIHLPVQQIDDKD